One window from the genome of Scatophagus argus isolate fScaArg1 chromosome 13, fScaArg1.pri, whole genome shotgun sequence encodes:
- the impa1 gene encoding inositol monophosphatase 1 isoform X3 encodes MADVWQDAMDHAVAAARRAGQVVCEALLGDREVMTKSSSVDLVTQTDQKVEQLIIQSVKKKFPTHRFPFVAVSIGFTVNKQMQFGVVFSCLEDKMFTARRGKGAFCNGEPLQVSDQEDVTQSIIATEFGSSRDPEVVDRIFSSLRNILSIPVHGVRSAGTAAINMCLVASGCVEAYYEIGPHVWDVAAGSLIVSEAGGVVMDVEGGPLDLMSRRIIAANSKTIAERVIKEIQSFSPPRDDAPSLLTQ; translated from the exons ATGGCTGACGTCTGGCAGGACGCCATGGACCACGCTGTCGCTGCTGCACGAAGAGCTGGACAg GTGGTATGTGAAGCTCTGCTGGGCGACAGGGAGGTGATGACAAAGAGTTCGTCTGTTGATTTGGTGACACAAACTGACCAGAAAGTGGAGCAGCTCATCATCCAGTCGGTGAAGAAGAAATTCCCCACACACAG ATTTCCTTTTGTTGCTGTTTCCATTGGATTCACTGTGAACAAGCAG ATGCAGTTCGGGGTGGTCTTCAGCTGTCTTGAAGACAAGATGTTCACAGCAAGGAGGGGGAAGGGAGCGTTCTGTAACGGAGAGCCACTGCAGGTTTCTGATCAGGAAG aCGTTACACAGTCGATCATCGCCACAGAGTTTGGATCCAGCAGAGACCCCGAAGTTGTGGACAGAATCTTCTCGAGTCTGAGGAACATCCTGAGCATCCCTGTACACGG CGTGCGCAGTGCAGGAACGGCAGCGATCAACATGTGTCTGGTTGCGTCCGGTTGTGTCGAAGCGTATTACGAGATCGGACCACACGTCTGGGACGTCGCTGCTGGCTCGCTGATCGTGTCAGAGGCTGGAGGAGTTGTGATGGACGTGGAGG GAGGACCGCTGGACCTGATGTCTCGAAGAATCATCGCTGCCAACAGCAAAACCATCGCTGAGAGGGTCATCAAAGAGATTCAGTCCTTCAGTCCACCGAGAGATGACGCTCCATCGCTGCTCACACAGTAA
- the LOC124069930 gene encoding inositol monophosphatase 1-like isoform X2 produces MIVLSAFQQQKEVKLKSSPADLVTETDQRVEKILISAIRNQYPHHRFIGEESVASGEHLELTDSPTWIIDPIDGTVNFVHRFPFVAISIAFTVDKQTEFGIVYSCVEDKLFYAQRGRGAFLNGEPLHTSRQEDISQCVVVTEIGAERDDLALSTMTSNIFRLLKLPIHGIRALGTAAVDMCQVATGGADAYYHIGMHCWDIAASAIIVQEAGGVVMDTDGSEFDMMSRRVIAASSSAVANHIAQVIQVFPCRRDDEDPYKCVCGATGVNGL; encoded by the exons ATG attgTCCTGTCTGcgtttcagcagcagaaagaagtGAAGCTGAAAAGTTCCCCGGCTGATCTAGTGACAGAAACTGATCAACGAGTTGAGAAGATCCTCATCTCTGCCATCAGGAACCAATACCCACATCACAG GTTCATTGGCGAGGAGTCTGTAGCTTCAGGTGAGCATCTGGAGCTGACTGACAGTCCCACCTGGATCATCGACCCCATTGATGGGACTGTGAACTTTGTACATAG GTTTCCATTTGTGGCCATTTCCATTGCCTTCACTGTCGACAAGCAG acGGAGTTTGGGATCGTGTACAGCTGTGTTGAGGACAAACTGTTCTACgctcagagagggagaggagcgtTCCTGAACGGAGAACCGCTGCATACCTCCAGACAGGAAG ACATCAGCCAGTGTGTGGTGGTGACGGAGATCGGAGCAGAACGTGACGACCTTGCTCTGTCCACCATGACCTCCAACATCTTTAGACTTCTGAAGCTCCCGATACATGG GATCCGTGCGTTGGGGACGGCGGCGGTCGATATGTGTCAGGTGGCAACGGGTGGAGCCGACGCTTACTATCACATCGGGATGCACTGTTGGGACATCGCTGCCTCTGCTATCATCGTCCAGGAAGCTGGAGGGGTTGTTATGGACACAGACG GGTCAGAGTTTGACATGATGTCCAGGAGAGTCATTGCCgcaagctcctctgctgtggccAATCATATTGCTCAGGTCATCCAGGTGTTTCCCTGTCGCCGTGACGACGAGGACCCTTACAAGTGTGTCTGTGGAGCAACAGGTGTTAATGGACTGTAG
- the LOC124069930 gene encoding inositol monophosphatase 1-like isoform X1 yields the protein MADWTDCLKFGISVAKQASEIVLSAFQQQKEVKLKSSPADLVTETDQRVEKILISAIRNQYPHHRFIGEESVASGEHLELTDSPTWIIDPIDGTVNFVHRFPFVAISIAFTVDKQTEFGIVYSCVEDKLFYAQRGRGAFLNGEPLHTSRQEDISQCVVVTEIGAERDDLALSTMTSNIFRLLKLPIHGIRALGTAAVDMCQVATGGADAYYHIGMHCWDIAASAIIVQEAGGVVMDTDGSEFDMMSRRVIAASSSAVANHIAQVIQVFPCRRDDEDPYKCVCGATGVNGL from the exons atggCCGACTGGACCGACTGTCTGAAATTCGGCATCTCTGTTGCCAAACAGGCCAGTGAG attgTCCTGTCTGcgtttcagcagcagaaagaagtGAAGCTGAAAAGTTCCCCGGCTGATCTAGTGACAGAAACTGATCAACGAGTTGAGAAGATCCTCATCTCTGCCATCAGGAACCAATACCCACATCACAG GTTCATTGGCGAGGAGTCTGTAGCTTCAGGTGAGCATCTGGAGCTGACTGACAGTCCCACCTGGATCATCGACCCCATTGATGGGACTGTGAACTTTGTACATAG GTTTCCATTTGTGGCCATTTCCATTGCCTTCACTGTCGACAAGCAG acGGAGTTTGGGATCGTGTACAGCTGTGTTGAGGACAAACTGTTCTACgctcagagagggagaggagcgtTCCTGAACGGAGAACCGCTGCATACCTCCAGACAGGAAG ACATCAGCCAGTGTGTGGTGGTGACGGAGATCGGAGCAGAACGTGACGACCTTGCTCTGTCCACCATGACCTCCAACATCTTTAGACTTCTGAAGCTCCCGATACATGG GATCCGTGCGTTGGGGACGGCGGCGGTCGATATGTGTCAGGTGGCAACGGGTGGAGCCGACGCTTACTATCACATCGGGATGCACTGTTGGGACATCGCTGCCTCTGCTATCATCGTCCAGGAAGCTGGAGGGGTTGTTATGGACACAGACG GGTCAGAGTTTGACATGATGTCCAGGAGAGTCATTGCCgcaagctcctctgctgtggccAATCATATTGCTCAGGTCATCCAGGTGTTTCCCTGTCGCCGTGACGACGAGGACCCTTACAAGTGTGTCTGTGGAGCAACAGGTGTTAATGGACTGTAG
- the impa1 gene encoding inositol monophosphatase 1 isoform X2 — MTKSSSVDLVTQTDQKVEQLIIQSVKKKFPTHRFIGEESVAAGEPCLLTDDPTWIIDPIDGTTNFVHGFPFVAVSIGFTVNKQMQFGVVFSCLEDKMFTARRGKGAFCNGEPLQVSDQEDVTQSIIATEFGSSRDPEVVDRIFSSLRNILSIPVHGVRSAGTAAINMCLVASGCVEAYYEIGPHVWDVAAGSLIVSEAGGVVMDVEGGPLDLMSRRIIAANSKTIAERVIKEIQSFSPPRDDAPSLLTQ, encoded by the exons ATGACAAAGAGTTCGTCTGTTGATTTGGTGACACAAACTGACCAGAAAGTGGAGCAGCTCATCATCCAGTCGGTGAAGAAGAAATTCCCCACACACAG gttcaTTGGGGAGGagtctgtggctgcaggtgaGCCCTGCCTACTGACTGATGATCCTACCTGGATCATTGATCCCATCGATGGGACGACCAACTTCGTTCATgg ATTTCCTTTTGTTGCTGTTTCCATTGGATTCACTGTGAACAAGCAG ATGCAGTTCGGGGTGGTCTTCAGCTGTCTTGAAGACAAGATGTTCACAGCAAGGAGGGGGAAGGGAGCGTTCTGTAACGGAGAGCCACTGCAGGTTTCTGATCAGGAAG aCGTTACACAGTCGATCATCGCCACAGAGTTTGGATCCAGCAGAGACCCCGAAGTTGTGGACAGAATCTTCTCGAGTCTGAGGAACATCCTGAGCATCCCTGTACACGG CGTGCGCAGTGCAGGAACGGCAGCGATCAACATGTGTCTGGTTGCGTCCGGTTGTGTCGAAGCGTATTACGAGATCGGACCACACGTCTGGGACGTCGCTGCTGGCTCGCTGATCGTGTCAGAGGCTGGAGGAGTTGTGATGGACGTGGAGG GAGGACCGCTGGACCTGATGTCTCGAAGAATCATCGCTGCCAACAGCAAAACCATCGCTGAGAGGGTCATCAAAGAGATTCAGTCCTTCAGTCCACCGAGAGATGACGCTCCATCGCTGCTCACACAGTAA
- the impa1 gene encoding inositol monophosphatase 1 isoform X1, which translates to MADVWQDAMDHAVAAARRAGQVVCEALLGDREVMTKSSSVDLVTQTDQKVEQLIIQSVKKKFPTHRFIGEESVAAGEPCLLTDDPTWIIDPIDGTTNFVHGFPFVAVSIGFTVNKQMQFGVVFSCLEDKMFTARRGKGAFCNGEPLQVSDQEDVTQSIIATEFGSSRDPEVVDRIFSSLRNILSIPVHGVRSAGTAAINMCLVASGCVEAYYEIGPHVWDVAAGSLIVSEAGGVVMDVEGGPLDLMSRRIIAANSKTIAERVIKEIQSFSPPRDDAPSLLTQ; encoded by the exons ATGGCTGACGTCTGGCAGGACGCCATGGACCACGCTGTCGCTGCTGCACGAAGAGCTGGACAg GTGGTATGTGAAGCTCTGCTGGGCGACAGGGAGGTGATGACAAAGAGTTCGTCTGTTGATTTGGTGACACAAACTGACCAGAAAGTGGAGCAGCTCATCATCCAGTCGGTGAAGAAGAAATTCCCCACACACAG gttcaTTGGGGAGGagtctgtggctgcaggtgaGCCCTGCCTACTGACTGATGATCCTACCTGGATCATTGATCCCATCGATGGGACGACCAACTTCGTTCATgg ATTTCCTTTTGTTGCTGTTTCCATTGGATTCACTGTGAACAAGCAG ATGCAGTTCGGGGTGGTCTTCAGCTGTCTTGAAGACAAGATGTTCACAGCAAGGAGGGGGAAGGGAGCGTTCTGTAACGGAGAGCCACTGCAGGTTTCTGATCAGGAAG aCGTTACACAGTCGATCATCGCCACAGAGTTTGGATCCAGCAGAGACCCCGAAGTTGTGGACAGAATCTTCTCGAGTCTGAGGAACATCCTGAGCATCCCTGTACACGG CGTGCGCAGTGCAGGAACGGCAGCGATCAACATGTGTCTGGTTGCGTCCGGTTGTGTCGAAGCGTATTACGAGATCGGACCACACGTCTGGGACGTCGCTGCTGGCTCGCTGATCGTGTCAGAGGCTGGAGGAGTTGTGATGGACGTGGAGG GAGGACCGCTGGACCTGATGTCTCGAAGAATCATCGCTGCCAACAGCAAAACCATCGCTGAGAGGGTCATCAAAGAGATTCAGTCCTTCAGTCCACCGAGAGATGACGCTCCATCGCTGCTCACACAGTAA